In Euphorbia lathyris chromosome 2, ddEupLath1.1, whole genome shotgun sequence, the sequence cccaaaaataatttagtGATTTTCCCTTATTAtgcttaaaatataataactaatattataaaaagaaaaattgaataaGGACAACatataaaagaattaatttTCTAAAATCTGAACTTTGCCGACTCTAAATtcttaatgaaataaaaataagtaaaaagtAGTGAAAATCcaatttaagaaaataatatctttgtatttatttactcttaaatatttattataacaTGCATGGTAAGAGAAAAAATAGGACCTGAACATATATAAATCATTGATTTACTTTATATTTATTATCATTATCTCCATAAATTACTCTATATTACCATATTTGAATTATTTGATTTTACTCAAAAAAATCAcattcttaatttttaattgagaTTATTTGTAATTAGTGCGAAAAAGTCTcttaccataaaaaaaaaaaaattattgtaataAATGTATTGGTATATACAAAACAacatataaaatgaataaattaaaattctaaaacGAGTTATAATAACTGGACACGGACATGGAAATCCGTTAATTGGTGCAATGATCCTTATCAATTTCGATTTATTTCAATATGAACAAAAATTCCACTCTAGAAATTAGAGGTGTTACGGCACATTTAGCAAATAATCGTTCGTGCCATTAATGTGTCCAAAATTATTTTATATCCCGTGTAAATTCCGGATTTAAAGCTAGTTTCCTAAATAGTTATAACTCACTATTGATGTAATATCAATTTTGATGTTCATAAATCTCGTTTCAGATGTTCAGGTACTCAATAATAGTAACTAACTCGGGCCATCCTCATCAATAGCCTTTTTTATGCAAAATTCATTTACATTCACGATGTTTAATTAACTACAAATAAAACTTAATTCAATCCATAATGagtaaacaaatttaattcaaaCAATAATCCATAATGGGCAGAGAAATTTTCAAAGAATAAGCTGTTGAATCCATAAACTAAAAATTTTCAAAGAAAGTTCGAAATGAGTCTACGCGCGCTATCATGAGCGGCtcgataaaaaaattcaaagaacaAGTACTTAAcataaactaaaaataactaATAAACTAGAGATAAATTGTGCAGCTTTAGGTCGGGGAAGAAACTGCTGTTGAATCCATTGGAGAAGCTATCAATGAAGTTAATTACACCCACTCAAGACTTTCAGTGCAAAGAATAGGAAAACGACTCGACAAATTACAACCATTGTCGATTTCAATATTTCCACAACTTTTCTCTTCAACATCATACGAGGCCAATTTGTTCCTACCATGACTGAGTAGAATCTTATTCCTGCTCTTTAAAAATCCCAAAATTTTGAATATTCTAGGTTCTTCAATAGAGCAAAATTGCTCCCAAGTAAACTGGTCAAATCCATCATTCTTCTTTCTGATGTATATATCAGCACGGGgaagaaaaatagaagaaaagcttATGCAAAGACACCCTTCTAAAACATGCAAATCAGTCAGAACTGGTTTGATTGGGGAAAAAAGCTGAGGCAATACCTGGAACGTCTCTTTTGTCACATCAAATGCCAAAATATCAGGTCTACATAAGCCTAACCAGTTTAGACTACCATCCGCAAAGTATCCATATCCAACGCATAATCCTACAGAATCCGGACAATCTTCAATCCTTCTCCAAATCTTCAATCTCATCCCCAAAATCCAAACTTGATTTTCATTCGGTGTAGATAACATAAACACAACCTTGTAATCACGAGTAGAGTCGTCataacccaaacccaacccaattAGTCTGTAATCGTTTGGGGTTTTCAAAGGGCAGCCTGGAAGATTCATGTACTCCCGATTGGATGGATTCCATAAAGAAAACTTGCAAGAACCTCCATATAGAAGAAGCAAACCATTGCAGTTTCCATAGATCTCTGTCCACATATCTACGCTTGGTTTTTCGAGTGTAATGTCTTCTTCCTCACCATTATTCATATCAATTACATGAAATCGTCTTGGCTCGTTCTTTAACGACATATGCTGTAAAATCACCTTGCGACGATTGATGTTTTCAGAAGATCTATGGAGATGGGAATTCACAAACTTAGGACTATCAATGATTGAGCATAAAGATTTAGAAAGGCATCTGAAACGAATAACTGACTTAACCGGCAAACGTTGGTGAATTTCAGCGATTAAATCTTCAGGAATCTGTGCCATTGCTTCTGACTATGTTTCTTTCAATGTTTCCAATTTCTTTTTCCTTCTGATTATATATAAAACTTGAGAACAAAGGGCCTATATTTTAGCAAAGGTGTAAGTCATGATTTTGTGTGTTTCCTAAATACTATTATCAATTTTACATGTTGTTTTTAATACTAATACACTTTTTGACAAtattttgcttttatttatGGTAAAAAATCTTTTAGTAGTAATTATAAATATCCTAATTAAACTTTAAAAATTAAGAAGAATGTGaattacttttaaaaaaaaaagaatgtgaatttttgtataaaaaattaagagaaaaatggaagaatatataatttattagatataaatttaacattctaAAATTAGGTATGTGGAAATTAGGATGGTGTTAAAAGacaaaattaaatcaaattaaaattttgactAAGAGACCAAATAAAATAGAAGTggcaataaatataaaataagagcAATTAAAGGGATagtgataaatataataaaaataaattcaaaattaacattttgagtaaaatcaaataactcaaatATGGTAATGTAGAGCAATTTATGGATATAATGATAATAAATGTAAAGTAAAtcaatgatttatatatatgttaagttgaatttattataaatatttaagagtaaatatatacaaagaaattattttcttaaattgGATTTTCACtacttttaatttcttttatttcatGGAGAATTTAGAGTAGACAAGGTTCAAAGGAAAATTAATTCTTTTACATGTTGtccttattaaatttttttaattattatatcagTTGTATTTTAGCAATAATATCTATATGACTTTATTTACAAAGGAAAATcactaaattaattattatgaaAATCAACAGTaatcatttttcaaaaaaaataaatattctttTTTAAATAAGCTATATATGGGACTTAGCGTGGTTTTTGGAGTTATTTGAATTACGAGGTAAGCCGCTAGTATAAAAACTAACGTTTACAACCAGGAACAATTTTACctataatgtttaaaatggtGTAAGTTTGTCCTTAATGTTGGCAACAAAGAGCAATtttaacattggcaagttgagtcaattgTAGATATTAttacacaaatattttgtttcttattctgcatcAATTACATACCcattggttcta encodes:
- the LOC136217138 gene encoding F-box protein CPR1-like, with protein sequence MAQIPEDLIAEIHQRLPVKSVIRFRCLSKSLCSIIDSPKFVNSHLHRSSENINRRKVILQHMSLKNEPRRFHVIDMNNGEEEDITLEKPSVDMWTEIYGNCNGLLLLYGGSCKFSLWNPSNREYMNLPGCPLKTPNDYRLIGLGLGYDDSTRDYKVVFMLSTPNENQVWILGMRLKIWRRIEDCPDSVGLCVGYGYFADGSLNWLGLCRPDILAFDVTKETFQVLPQLFSPIKPVLTDLHVLEGCLCISFSSIFLPRADIYIRKKNDGFDQFTWEQFCSIEEPRIFKILGFLKSRNKILLSHGRNKLASYDVEEKSCGNIEIDNGCNLSSRFPILCTESLEWV